CATACTTAAAGATGACCAATCCGGATCACGCAGCCATTCGTTAAAGTTGGGTTCATTCAGTTTTATTTCAGGAAACAACCACCAATAGTGGCGTTCATTGACATCAACGTGCAATTTGTAGTTGTTACCTTCAATTTTTTCAAGCGACAGATCGGTAGTCAGGAACAACTTGGTATTGATGATATTTTCCCTGCTATACCCCAGTCTTAACTTAAGTTCGCTTGAATCGCCCATGGCAAACCGTTTCCTTCTCAAATCCAACTTTCTGTCTTTCTCATAAGTCGCCAGGCTATCGCCGATTTTAAAATCCAGTTCCCTGGCAATGATCCGGTCTCTGGTGAGTTTATTCCCGGTAATGGTCACACCGGAAATTTTAATATAAGGGTAATCCATCGTGTAGGGCATGTGGACAGCGCCGTCCTTGTTTTGCGCCAGGAGGTGATTTGAGAAGCAGACAAGGGTGAAAAACATGATGATTACTCTTATTTTCATGAGTTTAATTTCTCATTAAAATGGATAAACAAATATACATTTAAAATGAAACAGGGTTTCCAACCCTCGGGTCTCCAACCCTCTTTTTTTGTACATTCGCCCCGTTATTCATGGAGAAACCATCATGATCATCACCCGTTACTGCTCGATCAACCCGGAACAGGTATCCGTTAATAAAACCATCCTGCTCAAAAACCCGGATTCAGATAAGAAAAACCTGCTGAAGACACTCTATCGCCATCTTTATATCCAATATCCCAAGTTTTTCAAAATGGATCCCCTGAGCAAGCTGGCATTCCTCTCTGCCGAGATCCTGCTGAGAGATATGAATGTGACCACCCGGTACCCTTCGGAAGAGATTGGCATGATCCTGCTAAATTCTACTTCTTCCCTTGAAACTGATGAGAAACACCAGGAAAGCATCAACGACCGCGGGAATTATTTCCCCAGCCCGTCGGTCTTTGTTTACACCCTCCCCAATATCATGGCCGGGGAAATTGCCATCAGGCATAAGATCAAAGGAGAAAATGCTGTTATTATCAGGGAAAAGCCGGATGTCCAGACTATTTTTCAGCTGGTCGATGAACTTTTTTCACGGAAGAGAGTTAGTTGTTGCATAGCCGGTTGGGTTGAATCTTACCACGACAGGCTGTCGTCGTGCCTGATGCTGATAGAAAATGAAGAAATGGCAAAAACATATATAGAACCAGAGGAAATCATTATCTTTGACCCCTCAAATATTGAACGAATCTTTAAAGAGGTTTTATTGGATGGAAGAACTGACGGAAAAGCTTAAAAAAGAGATTATTGAGGTTTTAAACCTTGAGGATATTAAACCTGAAGACATTGACGTGGATGCCCCTCTTTTCGGCGACGGGCTGGGACTGGATTCCATCGACGCACTGGAACTGATCGTTCTCCTCGAAAAAAATTATAGCATCAAGATCGAAGATCCTAAGGAAGGGCGTAAGATATTCACCTCAGTCCGCACCATGGCTAACTTCATCCTCGAGCACCAAAAAAAGTAAGCTGATGGCAGAAAGGGTTTTTGTCACCGGCATCGGGATCATCTGTGCCATCGGGAAAAACACCGGCGAAACCTTTGCATCCCTTCGGGCCACCCGATCAGGCATCAGCCATCTTTCTATCCTTGATTCTATCCACCGCGATACCCTCCCGGTGGGCGAGATCAAACTGACTAACAAGGAGCTGGGCGCCCTGGCCGGGATCAGCGACCCGGATATGTTCCCACGCACCGCCCTGCTGGGCCTCATCGCCGCCGGAGAAGCCGTTAAAAATGCAGGTATCGACCCAAAAGACAATAATTTCCGCACAGGGGTCATTTCTGCCAGCACCGTCGGAGGAATGGACAAGACCGAGATCAATTACCGGAACTACCACCTTGGAGCGCCTTATAACAATTTTGTCCTGACACATGACTGCGGCGACAGCACGGAAAAAATCGCCGTCCGCTTAGGCTTTCGCGATATGGTCAGCACCATCAGCACGGCATGTTCTTCATCAGCCAACTCAATCATGTTCGGTGCCAGGCTGATCCGCCATGGCCTGCTCGACCGTGTGCTTGCCGGCGGTACCGATGCCATGTCGAAATTTACCCTCAACGGGTTCCACACATTGATGATTCTCGACAAGCAGCCTTGCCGGCCGTTCGACAAGAACCGGATGGGGCTGAACCTTGGCGAAGGAGCCGCTTTCCTCGTCCTCGAATCGGAAAAAGCCCTTGACGGCAGGATCCCCTTATGTGAACTCAGCGGTTATGCCAATGCCAACGACGCTTACCACCAGACCGCCTCATCCCCCGACGGATTTGGACCTTACCTGTCGATGTCGCAGGCGCTGGATTCCGGCAGGCTGAAGCCTGCGGACATTCAATATATCAACGCCCACGGAACAGGAACTGATAACAATGACCTCACCGAAGGGATCGCGATTGAGAGAATATTCGGGCAGCATATTCCGCTGGTTTCATCAACCAAACCATTTACCGGACATACACTAGGCGCTGCAGCGGCCGTCGAAGCAGTAATCTCCATCCTTTCCATCAAAAATCAGATGGTATTTCCCAACCTGAACTTCCACGAAAAAATGGATGAATTGCATTTTGAGCCTTTGAAAGAGATGATTACAGGAAAGAACCTCCGGCACGTACTCAGCAACTCTTTCGGTTTCGGCGGCAACGATTCAACACTCATATTCTCAGCTTGTTGATATGGAAGCATTCATCCGGGGCATAGGAAATATCTCACCACAGCCAACGTTCGACAACAGCGCTTTCCTGGAAGATGTCCGTGAATACAACACGGCCAGGCTGCAATCAATAGAACCCGATTATAAAAATTACATCAAACCGATCCAGTTGCGCCGAATGAGCCGGTTGCTCAAGATGGGCGTCACGGCCGCCGGTATGTGCCTTCATGACGCTGAAGTGGAACAACCCGATGCGATCATCACCGGCACCGGCCTGGGCATGATGGAAGAGACTGAAAAATTCCTGAACGGAATCCTTGACAATGGCGAGAAACTGCTCAACCCGACCGCTTTTATCCAATCGACCCATAATACTGTCGGTGCCCATATTGCCGTAATGCTTGGTTGTAACAAGTATAACCTGACTTATGTGCACGGCCCCGTTTCACTGGAAAATGCACTGCTCGACAGCCTGATGTGTCTTTCCGAAAGGCCCTCCGACAAGGTGCTTCTCGGAGGTATCGAAGAAATGACCGAGGCGCATTTCATTATCACCGACAGCATGGGATTCTGGAAAAAAGGCCCAATCAGCAACCTTGACCTGCTTAAAAATAAAACACCCGGCACCATTGCCGGCGAAGGAGCATCTTTTTTCCTGCTGTCCAGGGAGGAAAGTCCCCAAAACTACGGCCAAATCCGTGGATTATCCACGCGGTTTAACCCGGAGAATCAAACTATTGCAGTGAATCATATCGAAGATTTCCTCGCTGCCCACAAACTGAACATAGCCGACATCGACCTGGTCATCCTCGGTCTGAACGGCGATCCGGCATCAGATGCCATCTATGAGCCTGTTACCGGTTATTTTGAAGGAAAATCAACCATGACTTGGTATAAACATCTTTGCGGCGAGCATTACCTGGCATCGTCCTTCGCCCTTTGGTTGGGCGCCCGTATCTTGAAAAACCAGAAAATCCCTGGCATTATAAGGCTGAATGAGACTCCAAAACCCGGCAAGATCAGAAATATCATGATTTATAACCACTATAAAAATATCTACCACTCCCTCATCCTGGTCTCATCATGTTAAACTTACGCTCTGCAAGCATTTTGATTATCATTCTTGCAGCCGTGGTAATACTGCTGATGATCTTTCAACCTCATCTCTGGTGGATCTTCTTGCTCTTAACAGTTGTCTATTTGCTAATGCTCATTGCAGGCTCATTCAATATAGGTTCCAACTTTTATTTGAGGGCATTATGCAGAGGAACGAAACCTGAAAAAGTTCTGGCGCTGACTTTCGACGATGGCCCGGATGAGATTATAACGCCAAAGGTTCTGGCCATCCTGGAAAAGAATAATATCCCGGCGACTTTTTTTATCATCGGGAAGAAAGCGGAAAAACAGGTTGATATGATACAGCTGATCATGACCAAAGGGCATCTGATAAGTCTGCATTCTTACGACCATGCTTTCTTTTTCGATCTTTATCTGAGAGGAAAGATGGAACAGGATTTGCTGAAGACAGAAGAGATTATAATGAAAGCAACAGGTAAAAAGCCATTATTGTTCAGGCCACCATATGGGGTTACCAATCCAACCCTGGCGAAAGTTGTGAAGAAACTTGGATATAAGGTTATCGGTTGGTCGGTAAGGAGTTTTGACACGGCCATAAAGGATGCTGAAAAAATTGCAGGACGTGTAATTGGAAAACTCCATCCCGGCGCTGTAATCCTGATGCATGACACGCAAAATATTACACCGGAGGCGCTGGAAAAAGTTATTATAATGGCAAAAGAAGAAGGCTACCGGTTCGTTGGGCTTGATGAAATGTTTGGTGTTGAAGCTTATAAAAATTAAAAGATGCGATTACTTGTATTCTTTATTTCGTTGATATTTCTGTTGCCGCAGCAAGGCGGAAAGCACCGGCTGGTGGTCACCGTCACAGGTCTGAAACCGCTGAAAGGCGATCTTTATATCAGCCTTCACCAGCGGCCGGAATATTTTCAATTTGCCGACAGTGCTTTGATGAAAACAAAAATCGGCGTGAATGCTGAAACGGAAACCGTTTTCTTCGACAAAGTCCCTGAAGGTCGTTATGCGATTGCCATCTACCATGATGAGAACCTGAACGGGATGATGGATGCCAACGAGATCGGCATACCGAGGGAAGGCTACGGGTTTTCGAACAATCCGAAAGTTCCCGGAAAGCCGAAGTTTGAGCAGGCAGCTTTTGATTTAAGCCGTAACGATACTATCGTGATTAAAATGATTTATCATCCTGCTCCAAATCAAAGGAAAGATTCTGAAAATAAGTAAGATTAATTATTGGAATAACTCAGGAAACTAAAAAAAATAATAAAAGCCACAAAAACACAAAAACACTAAATCTCACAAAAATGGCAATCAGTATAACAACTTCCGTGCAATATCGTGTTTTGGTGCTTTGGTGGCAAAAAAAATTTATAAAATCGTTAACTGCTTTTTTAATATTTCTTTTATTTGATTTACCTCTGACTTTATTTTCACAAGAGGTCAAAGAAACACCCGTAAAAGACCCTTCAAAAGTTATAGAGCAAATAAACCTAACATCTTCAAAAACCAATACGTTAACGGCTGATTTCACCCAGGTAAAAGAAATGAGCTTCCTGGAGGAAAAAGTAGTCTCGTCCGGTAAGTTTTATTTCAAAAAAGACAAGCAATTGAGGTGGGAATATACCGAGCCGTTTACCTATGCTATAATTTTGAACTACGACAGGTTACGTATTATCGATGAGGGAAGGAGCAAGGATTTCGAAGCCGGATCGAACCGTATGTTTTTGGAGATCAGCGATGTGATGACCGGCATGGTGAACGGTACCTTGCTTAATAGTTCCCAATTCACCACGACCTGGTCCGAAGCAACCGGACACTACCTGGCTGAACTAATTCCCATCGGAACCACCATGAAGGATTACCTGATGCGCATCGAGCTGAAGGTAAGCAAGCTGGATTTTACGGTCGAAGAACTGAAGATGTTTGAACGGTCGGGCGATTTCACCCAGATCACTTTCCGCAATAAAAAGCTGAATGAAACTATCCCTGCTGAGATATTTCGCCTGGATTAGCCTCGTCTTAATGGCTTCAGTTTCCTGCCGTTCATCAAGGATTTATTTATCAGGTGATCAAACGGGCAGGTTCAGTGAATCAATTTTTACCGGTTCTTTTGAAAAAATAACCCTTAAGGCAAAGGTGATTTACCAGGAAAGAGAACTGACGGGGCTTTTGTTGATAAAAAATGCATGGGACGGGAATTATAAAATCGCCTTTTTCAATGAGTTAGGCATGACTTACGTTGAAGGGACTCTTGAGAACTCATCAAAACGTAAAAAGCTCGTAGTTAAGAACATCGCTCTCAACCTCGACCATAAAATATTTATAAAAAATTTAGAGAGAAGCCTACAGATGGTTTTTACAGACAAAACAAATCCCAGCTTCCCAGCTTCCCAGCTTCCGGCTAAAGATGAAAACATCCTGATGGTAAAATTACGCAGTGGGTTTATTTTGGAATTAAAAACCAAATAATATACGAAACAAGGGTACTCGATATATGATACTCGAATTAAGCAACAAATGACTACTTTATGACCACTTTATAACAACCCAATGACTACCCAATGACCACTAACCAATGACAGATCTCTTCTTCATAGCTCGGCTGACTGCCAGCGAAAGCTCTTTCAGCGCCCAAATCACTTTTAATCCGGCCCACCCGGTCTTCTCCGGCCACTTCCCGGGAAAACCCATCGTCCCGGGCGTAGTACTTGTTGAAATTTCGGCAGCAGTTGCCTCTCAGCTCACAGGCAAGGACCTGACCGTGAAAGAGGCCTCGGTGATCAAGTTCCTGCAAGTGATTGACCCTTTGCAGCATCCATTAATCGCGACAGATGGCTCGATCTTTGAAGAGGGTGATGGCAGGTTTAAAGTTGACATGAGTTTCTCTGCCGGTGGAATAATTTTCGCGAAACTCAGGGGAATCAGGCTTCAACCGTAAAAAGATAACCTGGATAAAGTCAATTTTAATTAAATTTGTCCGCGTTAACCTAAAGTTGAATCATTAAATATATGAAAACTATGAAAAAACTAATCTTCTCCGGCATTGTATTATTTGCCGCCGTTTTAGCTATAATAGCCTTTACTTATCCGGCCGGAAATCCTTCCACGGATCGCGTTAATCCGCAGGAAAAAGTTGCACCGGCATTTCCCGAAAATGTGGCCAAGGTGCTGGAAACATCATGTTTCGATTGTCATAGCGATGCCTCTTCCAACGCCAAAGCCAGGATGAAGGTTAACTTCTCTAAATGGAATGATATGTCGGATGCAAAAAAAGTTGGAAAAATGCAAGACATCAAAGATATGGTTACTAAAGGCGACATGCCCCCAAAGAAATATGTGAACAACTACCCTGACCGCGCCCCGGGACAAGAACAGAAAGACATTATCAGCAAATGGGTTACTGAAGAATCAGCCAAGCTCATGAACAATTAAGCCATCAAACCGACCATTTAACCTATTAAACTATGAAGAAAGCCTGGATCATCATCATAGCTGCGGTCATCTTTATTTTTATCGTTATCCAGTTCTTTCCGCCTGCAAAGAACGACAACCTGATAAATCCACAAAACGATATCGTTTTTAAACTGGAAATACCGACAGCTGTTAAGAAAAAAATCGTGAATGCCTGCTATGACTGTCATTCCAATAAGACTGTCTATCCTTTTTATAACAATATTGCCCCTGTTTCCTGGTTGATGGCAAAACATATACGTGTAGGAAAAGAACACCTGAACTTTTCAGAATGGGCAAATTACGACCGGAAAGAACAGATCAAACTCCTGACTAAAATCTGCGATGAGATCACAGCCGGTGAAATGCCGGTAAAAGGCTATGTTTTCATGCACAGCAAGGCTATAATAAACGAAAAAGAGCTCGAAGAGATCTGCCAGTGGACCGAACAAGCGTCCGAGCAGGTGATGGGCAAAAAAGAATAATTATACCAGCCTCCCGGCGTTTTAATTATGCCTGACCCGATCCTATATCAGAACTTTAAAACGCCGGGATGCTGTGTCATCATCCCGACCTATAATAATGCCCGGTCCCTCGAAACAATTATACGGGGAATCCTGGCATTCACCGATCAGGTTATAGTGGTGAATGATGGCTCGACTGATAAAACCCGCCAAATTTTATTGAATTACCCCAGCCTTTTCACCATTCATCTTAAAAAAAACAAAGGCAAAGGCTTTGCTATTCGCCAGGGTTTCAAAGAAGCACTGAAACAGGGTTTCAGTTATGCCATCACCATCGACTCGGACGGTCAGCACCTTCCTGAAGATCTTGCGAAGTTCATTGAAAAGATAGAGAAAGAGCCGGGAGTATTGATCATAGGTTCCCGCAACCTTGAACAGGCTGGAATTCCAGGCGGTACTACTTTTGGCAACCGTTTTTCCAACTTCTGGACCTGGGTGGAAACAGGCTTCAGACTTCCGGATACCCAGTCGGGATACCGTCTTTATCCAGTGAAGCGCCTCGAAAAAACCCACTTCCTGACCAACCGTTTTGAGTTCGAGATCGAAGTGCTGGTCAGATCGGCGTGGAAAGGTATTTCAATCACTTCCGTGCCTGTCAGCGTGATATATCCTCCAAAAAAAGAACGGGTATCCCATTTCCGTCCGTTTACCGATTTTGCCCGGATAAGCCTGCTGAATACGTGCCTTGTCATCCTCGCCCTGCTTTTCTTCCGGCCGAGGATGATGATCAGGAGAATGAGCCGGGATGGATTCAGAGAACTGATCAGGAAGCACCTCGTCAGCCCGGAAGAATCGAACTTTAAAAAATCGGCATCCATTGCTTTAGGCGTTTTTATGGGCATCGCGCCGGTGTGGGGCTGGCAGATGGCCATCGCCCTGGCATTGGCCATCATGCTGAAGCTGAATAAAGCCATCACTTTGGTGGCTGCCAACATCAGCATTCCACCGTTGATCCCTTTTATCCTCTTTGCGAGCTATTTAACGGGAGGCCTGGTTTTTAACAATAACCAGGACATTAATTTCGAATCAGGGATTACCTTTGAATTCGTAAAGAAAAACTTTTTGCAATATATCGTTGGCGCTTTGGTTTTCGGCGCGGCCGTCGGCATCCTGGCCGGGCTTATAACCTGGCTGGTGCTTACGGTCTTCAGGCGAAAACAAAAACCTGTGTGAGCCAACCTAGATAAATAAAATTAATTCAGTATATAAACCTGTCATCCGGGAGAACATGAACCTCTTTTTCACCATCATATATGACTTCTTCACCCGACGGAGGCTGGTCTTCTTCCTGTTCCTGGGGCTGACCCTGACAGTCATAATATGGTTTGCATTGCGGTTGAAAATAGCGGAAGATATTTCCAAGGTCCTGCCGCATAATGAAAAAGTTGATCAGTACCTTGAGGTTGTCAACCAATCAGCTTTCGCAGATGAACTGGTTATCTTCATCGGTCCTGCCGATACTGCGGTTAATATTCCTCCGGAAGATCTGATCTCTTTTGCCGGTGAACTGGCCGACTCGGTACGGTCCGCCCTGATGCCCGGCCTGGTGAGCAACCTGCGTGAACGGGTCGACGATGCCTCAGTCCAGGGGATTTATAAAGAATTCCATCAACACCTTCCCATTTTCCTGGATGACCATGACTACCTCCTGCTCGATTCCCTGACCACAACACCTTCCATTGATCATGCTGTACGTTCTGCTTACAAAAACCTGGTCTCCCCGGCCGGGATGGTAACAAGGGACATTTTACTTAACGATCCGCTTGGCTTTACCGGTATCGCCTTAAAAAAACTGGAATCTTTCAAACTTGATGAAAGTTACCGTACCCTGGACGGTTATATTTTTTCCGGCGACCTGAAATACCTTGTGATGTTCCTCACACCTGCGCAGAAATCGACCGAAACCAATAAAAATGGAGTCCTCCTGAAAAAACTTGGCAGTATTTTTCAAATAATTAACCAACATAATCACGAAAAGATTAAAGCCGGCTATTTCGGCACCTTAGCTGTTTCAGTGGCCAATGCCGGCCAGCTCAAACGCGATATCATACTAACCATGAGCCTGGCCGTCGTCCTGTTGATCCTGTTCATCGGTTTCTATTTCGGCCACTTCAGGGTGATCCCAGCTATCGTTGTCACGACCCTGATGAGCGCCGGCATCTCGGTAGCGGCGCTGTCGCTGATGAACCGGGAAATATCGGCCATCTCCCTTGGATTTGGCGCAGTCTTGCTGGGTATTGCAATTGCCTATACCATTCATTACCTGAACCATCTCAGGGAAATGAAGGAACCACGAAATGTGCTGAAAGAGATCGCCCTGCCTATTGTGATGAGTAGCATCATCTCGTCCGGGGATTTCTTCACCCTGCTGCTGGTACGGTCGGAAGCCGTTCGTGACCTCGGGTTGTTCGCCGGTTTCAGCATTCTGGCCGCAGGTCTGCTAACCCTGATCTTCCTGCCTCATCTTACAAAAAAAATAAAATGGGAACGGACCAGCGAAAACCTGGTGAACCGGTCTATCCTGAAACTGGCCGCCTATCCTATCGAAAAACATCGCCTGGTGACCATCATCATCCTGCTGCTGACCGTTGTATTCTTTTTCACTTCCCGCCGGGTTTCTTTTGAAAGTGACCTGACCGGGATGAGTTATATGCCGCAGGAGATTCAAAACGCGGAAGCCACCCTTGAAAAAATCAGCCAGTACACGTTACGGTCGGTATTTGTTGTTACGCGGGGAGAAAACCTGGATGAAGCGCTGTCTCATACTTCAAAGTTCCTCGAACGGGTAAAACAGTTGAAAGACCGGGGGCTTGTCAAAAAATTCGCTTCCGTCACTTCTCTCGCAGTGCCCGCCAATGTTCAGCAAACCCGGATTACACGCTGGAATGATTACTGGACACCGGAAAAGAAAGCTATGCTGAGAGAAAGGCTGACGCAGGCTGCCGTTCAAAATGGCTTTAAAGTATCAGGATTTGAAGGCTTTTTTTATTGGCTTGATAAAGATTTTATACCAGCCGGTCCGGATGAGTTGCCCGGCCTGACCAGACTGTTTCTCGATCCCTATATTTCCGAAGGGCAACAAATGGCTACAGTCACTACGGTCCTTAAAGTCCGGCAGGAGGACAAGCCCCTTATTTATGAGGCGCTTAAAGGAGAAGAAGCCTCTTTTATATTCGACAAGCAGTTCCTGACGAGTACCTTCATGGATATTTTGAATGAAGACTTCAATAAGCTGGTGATCGTATCCCTGCTGATCGTTTTCTTTGTTTTGCTGATCTCATACGGCCGGATCGAACTGGCACTGATCACCTTCATTCCCATGTTCATCAGCTGGATCTGGACCTTGGGGATAATGGGGCTATTCGGCATGAAGCTCAACATCTTCAACCTGATCATCACTTCTTTTGTCTTTGGCCTTGGTGTCGATTATGCTATTTTTTCCATCCAGGGGATGCTTCAAAAGTATAAGTATGGTCATGCTGACACGAATTCCTACCGCACTTCGGTGCTGATGGATGCTACTACCACGCTGATCGGTCTCGGGGTGCTGGTCCTGGCAGTGCACCCCGCGCTCAGAACGATGGCATACGCGGCCATTATCGGCATTGTCTCGGTATGGTTTGTCACATGGAGCCTGGAACCAATCCTGTTTAAATGGCTGGTTTACCTGGAAGAAAGCAAAAGACCGGTGCCGGTAACCCTGAAGGATTTCCTTTTTGCCATTCTATCCCTGACCATCTTTGTTACAACCAGTATTTTAATCATGATATTCGGCCTTGTCTTTTTCAAAATTTTTCGTTTGAAAAACAAGCAAATTAAAGACTGGTTTCATTACGGATTGATGATCTCATCCCGGTTCCTGATCTACGCGAATTTTCTATCGCCGAAACAAATAATCAAGCCTGAAGGTGAGGATTTTAAGAAACCTGCCATGCTGATTGCCAATCACCAATCGCATATCGACATTGCGCTGATCCTGATGCTTCATCCAAGGCTGCTGGTACTGACCAACGACCGGGTCCAGCAAAGCAGGCTGTATGGGTCATTGGTCAAAATGGCAGAGTTTTTCGCGATCTCAGACGGGATGGAGTCCCTTACCGGGAAACTCCGGAAGAATGTCGCGGAGGGTTACTCAATCCTCATCTTCCCTGAAGGAACCCGCTCCCCTGATACACATTTACAGCGTTTCCACAAAGGGGCCTTTTACCTGGCCCAGGAGCTGGGTATCGATATTTTGCCGGTGATCATCCACGGGTCAGGGCCTGTCATGACCAAAGGGGAGTATTTTCTGAAGGCGGGCAGTGCCATAATAAAATTTCTGCCACGGATAAGACCTGATGATAAGCGGTTTGGCGAA
This DNA window, taken from Bacteroidales bacterium, encodes the following:
- a CDS encoding phosphopantetheine-binding protein; amino-acid sequence: MEELTEKLKKEIIEVLNLEDIKPEDIDVDAPLFGDGLGLDSIDALELIVLLEKNYSIKIEDPKEGRKIFTSVRTMANFILEHQKK
- a CDS encoding beta-ketoacyl-[acyl-carrier-protein] synthase family protein, translating into MAERVFVTGIGIICAIGKNTGETFASLRATRSGISHLSILDSIHRDTLPVGEIKLTNKELGALAGISDPDMFPRTALLGLIAAGEAVKNAGIDPKDNNFRTGVISASTVGGMDKTEINYRNYHLGAPYNNFVLTHDCGDSTEKIAVRLGFRDMVSTISTACSSSANSIMFGARLIRHGLLDRVLAGGTDAMSKFTLNGFHTLMILDKQPCRPFDKNRMGLNLGEGAAFLVLESEKALDGRIPLCELSGYANANDAYHQTASSPDGFGPYLSMSQALDSGRLKPADIQYINAHGTGTDNNDLTEGIAIERIFGQHIPLVSSTKPFTGHTLGAAAAVEAVISILSIKNQMVFPNLNFHEKMDELHFEPLKEMITGKNLRHVLSNSFGFGGNDSTLIFSAC
- a CDS encoding beta-ketoacyl synthase chain length factor; translation: MEAFIRGIGNISPQPTFDNSAFLEDVREYNTARLQSIEPDYKNYIKPIQLRRMSRLLKMGVTAAGMCLHDAEVEQPDAIITGTGLGMMEETEKFLNGILDNGEKLLNPTAFIQSTHNTVGAHIAVMLGCNKYNLTYVHGPVSLENALLDSLMCLSERPSDKVLLGGIEEMTEAHFIITDSMGFWKKGPISNLDLLKNKTPGTIAGEGASFFLLSREESPQNYGQIRGLSTRFNPENQTIAVNHIEDFLAAHKLNIADIDLVILGLNGDPASDAIYEPVTGYFEGKSTMTWYKHLCGEHYLASSFALWLGARILKNQKIPGIIRLNETPKPGKIRNIMIYNHYKNIYHSLILVSSC
- a CDS encoding polysaccharide deacetylase family protein is translated as MLNLRSASILIIILAAVVILLMIFQPHLWWIFLLLTVVYLLMLIAGSFNIGSNFYLRALCRGTKPEKVLALTFDDGPDEIITPKVLAILEKNNIPATFFIIGKKAEKQVDMIQLIMTKGHLISLHSYDHAFFFDLYLRGKMEQDLLKTEEIIMKATGKKPLLFRPPYGVTNPTLAKVVKKLGYKVIGWSVRSFDTAIKDAEKIAGRVIGKLHPGAVILMHDTQNITPEALEKVIIMAKEEGYRFVGLDEMFGVEAYKN
- a CDS encoding DUF2141 domain-containing protein, translated to MRLLVFFISLIFLLPQQGGKHRLVVTVTGLKPLKGDLYISLHQRPEYFQFADSALMKTKIGVNAETETVFFDKVPEGRYAIAIYHDENLNGMMDANEIGIPREGYGFSNNPKVPGKPKFEQAAFDLSRNDTIVIKMIYHPAPNQRKDSENK
- a CDS encoding outer membrane lipoprotein carrier protein LolA yields the protein MAISITTSVQYRVLVLWWQKKFIKSLTAFLIFLLFDLPLTLFSQEVKETPVKDPSKVIEQINLTSSKTNTLTADFTQVKEMSFLEEKVVSSGKFYFKKDKQLRWEYTEPFTYAIILNYDRLRIIDEGRSKDFEAGSNRMFLEISDVMTGMVNGTLLNSSQFTTTWSEATGHYLAELIPIGTTMKDYLMRIELKVSKLDFTVEELKMFERSGDFTQITFRNKKLNETIPAEIFRLD
- a CDS encoding heme-binding domain-containing protein; the encoded protein is MKKLIFSGIVLFAAVLAIIAFTYPAGNPSTDRVNPQEKVAPAFPENVAKVLETSCFDCHSDASSNAKARMKVNFSKWNDMSDAKKVGKMQDIKDMVTKGDMPPKKYVNNYPDRAPGQEQKDIISKWVTEESAKLMNN
- a CDS encoding heme-binding domain-containing protein, with translation MKKAWIIIIAAVIFIFIVIQFFPPAKNDNLINPQNDIVFKLEIPTAVKKKIVNACYDCHSNKTVYPFYNNIAPVSWLMAKHIRVGKEHLNFSEWANYDRKEQIKLLTKICDEITAGEMPVKGYVFMHSKAIINEKELEEICQWTEQASEQVMGKKE
- a CDS encoding DUF2062 domain-containing protein yields the protein MPDPILYQNFKTPGCCVIIPTYNNARSLETIIRGILAFTDQVIVVNDGSTDKTRQILLNYPSLFTIHLKKNKGKGFAIRQGFKEALKQGFSYAITIDSDGQHLPEDLAKFIEKIEKEPGVLIIGSRNLEQAGIPGGTTFGNRFSNFWTWVETGFRLPDTQSGYRLYPVKRLEKTHFLTNRFEFEIEVLVRSAWKGISITSVPVSVIYPPKKERVSHFRPFTDFARISLLNTCLVILALLFFRPRMMIRRMSRDGFRELIRKHLVSPEESNFKKSASIALGVFMGIAPVWGWQMAIALALAIMLKLNKAITLVAANISIPPLIPFILFASYLTGGLVFNNNQDINFESGITFEFVKKNFLQYIVGALVFGAAVGILAGLITWLVLTVFRRKQKPV